The Nodosilinea sp. PGN35 region TAAAGCAGCGTTTTTCTTCGCTTCTTTCTTGCTGCTACCTCGACCAGCACCATATTTTGTGGACTCCACCCATACCTCAAGGGTAAAGACCTTAGCATGATCGGGACCACTAGCTTCTAAAACACGATATTCAGGTAGCACAGAATTGCCAATGTGGGCCTGTACGTACTCTTGAAATTCGCTGACTGGATCTGTAGCTCGAAAGTCTAATGCCATGTCCACTAATGGCCTAAAGATATCCGCTACATAGTTATAAGCTGCGTCTAATCCAGCATCCAATCGATAGGCACCTACCATGGCTTCAAAAGCATCGGCCTGAACACTAGGATTATCGCGCTCATGCTGCGCTCCAGAACCCAACCTCAGTCGTGGTGGAATACCTAACTGAACTGACAAAGAGGCCAAAAAGAATTTACTTACTAGGCGATCGCCCCGCTTTGACATTTCTCCTTCGCTCATTTTGGGGTATCGAGCAAACAGTAAATCTCGAACGACCAGTTCTATAATGCTATCGCCCAAGAATTCCAAACGCTCATAATCAGAGTTTTCCATGTCAGGGCCTTCGGTAGGATGCTCATAGGCGTAGCTGCTGTGGGTAAGAGCCTGGCGTAAAAGCTCAGGTTTTTTAAACTTGGGAATAGGCATTTTCTCGATGGTCAAGTCCCAGGAAAAGTCTTTGAGGATTTTGCCTAGAAAGCTGTAGCTCAAGGTATCTAGGCAATCTCCCCAAGGATTAAAATGTAATTAAAACTAGGTTGCTGCAGGAAGACAGTCACGCAAATTTTCAGCGAAGTAT contains the following coding sequences:
- the rnc gene encoding ribonuclease III, which encodes MSYSFLGKILKDFSWDLTIEKMPIPKFKKPELLRQALTHSSYAYEHPTEGPDMENSDYERLEFLGDSIIELVVRDLLFARYPKMSEGEMSKRGDRLVSKFFLASLSVQLGIPPRLRLGSGAQHERDNPSVQADAFEAMVGAYRLDAGLDAAYNYVADIFRPLVDMALDFRATDPVSEFQEYVQAHIGNSVLPEYRVLEASGPDHAKVFTLEVWVESTKYGAGRGSSKKEAKKNAALEALKRLKR